The genomic DNA CGGGAGATCAGGGCAAAAGCCATCGTGCTCTACACCCATTCGATCAAACAGGGCACATTTCAGGAGCCTGGAATGGGCCTAAAATTCGTGGAGATCTCGGATGAAGACCGGGCATACCTCCGGAACTTCATTAAAGCTCAGCTCACATCCGATATCCTCATTGACCCCTCATTATGACCGTTTTTCTGTCGGGCGCCGGCGGCCGAATCGATCTGCAGCGGAGGTGACCATGAAATCCTTCTGGTTCTCAGCCTATACATTCATTCTTGCCCTTTGGGTCGGGGGAATGGCCCTCTTTACCTTCATGGTCACTCCACTGATCTTCAGATCATACACCAGGGATATTGCCGGCGATATCGTCGGCAAACTGTTCCCGGGCTACTTCCCGTACAACCTAGCCCTTTCAGCCCTGGCGCTAATTCTGCTGTATGTTGCTTCCGGTAACCATGCTCAAACGTCCTACCGCGCCTCTCTCATCCTCGTCGTCCTGGCGCTCATCGTCAATATTTTCATAACCGTAAAGCTCTATCCTGAAGCGGTACGGGTGAAACAGAAAATCACCTCGTTCGAGCGTGAGCCGGCGGACTCGATAGTACGGAGAGAATTCGCGTGCCTGCATGCCCTCAGCGCGTCGCTCAACATTCTGCTTCTCGGTGACGGCATCGCGCTCCTTCTGGTAAGTCCCTTCATAACAAGGCGATAGTTCCGGCCTTCTGACAGCCGTAACAGCCAGCACTGCAGGGCGCCCTGTTGCAGCCGGACGACACGGACGTTAAACATGTCCGGCGGCTGACTTGAGATGGCCCCGCTTGCACTATGTCCCTCGAACGTTGTTTTTCCCCCGTTTCCATCTACAGTCAGATTCTCTCATTTCCCGAAATACAGATACCCTAAGAAATGGTGCTATAATTCAATCAAGATTAGTTGCATTTGTTTGAAACAGCGCAAGAAGGGGCGGTCTGAGTGCTTTTTGAAAGGGGTGATGACATGCTGGTAGATACCGTAAGAGCCGAGTTGAAGCGTTTTGGCCAGGCAGATGAGGTAAGAACGTTTCCCTACGGGAAGGTGGAATTGGTAAAGATCGGCGGAGCAACGATCGGGCGGGCCACGTTTGAGCCAGGCTGGAAGTGGTCAACGTCGGTGCAGCTGCTAGTGAAGACAAAAAGCCGTGAAGCGCCGCACTTCCAGTACCACATAGCGGGTACGATCATGGTATTGATGGATGATGGCACGAAGCTTGAGTGCAAGCCAGGAGACGTATCACTTCTGCCGACCGGACATGATGCCTGGGTGGTAGGGAATGAGTCTGCCGTGGTCGTGGACTTTCAAGGCATGCTCGATTATGCAAA from Nitrospirota bacterium includes the following:
- a CDS encoding DUF4149 domain-containing protein, which translates into the protein MKSFWFSAYTFILALWVGGMALFTFMVTPLIFRSYTRDIAGDIVGKLFPGYFPYNLALSALALILLYVASGNHAQTSYRASLILVVLALIVNIFITVKLYPEAVRVKQKITSFEREPADSIVRREFACLHALSASLNILLLGDGIALLLVSPFITRR
- a CDS encoding cupin domain-containing protein; translated protein: MLVDTVRAELKRFGQADEVRTFPYGKVELVKIGGATIGRATFEPGWKWSTSVQLLVKTKSREAPHFQYHIAGTIMVLMDDGTKLECKPGDVSLLPTGHDAWVVGNESAVVVDFQGMLDYAKKPL